A single genomic interval of Aegicerativicinus sediminis harbors:
- a CDS encoding bifunctional 4-hydroxy-2-oxoglutarate aldolase/2-dehydro-3-deoxy-phosphogluconate aldolase — protein sequence MAKYSRLEVASVMKENGMVPLFFHPDVDLGKEVLKACYDGGARLIEFTSRGDFAFEVFGELNKYAIKELPGMIMGVGSVTDAAAASLYMQLGANFIVTPVLREDIAIVCNRRKVLWSPGCGTLTEIARAEELGCEIVKLFPGDIYGPQFVKGIKGPCPWTSVMPTGGVSPTEENLKAWFDAGVTCVGMGSQLISKDILANKDYDGLTKKVKEALEIIKKVRN from the coding sequence ATGGCAAAGTATTCAAGGTTAGAAGTAGCTTCTGTTATGAAAGAAAATGGCATGGTGCCTTTGTTCTTTCATCCAGATGTTGATTTAGGAAAAGAGGTTCTTAAAGCTTGTTATGATGGAGGCGCCCGCCTTATTGAATTTACGAGTAGGGGAGATTTTGCATTTGAGGTGTTTGGTGAATTAAACAAATACGCCATAAAAGAACTTCCTGGGATGATAATGGGGGTTGGCTCAGTTACAGATGCAGCGGCAGCTTCGCTTTACATGCAATTGGGGGCCAACTTTATTGTTACTCCAGTTTTAAGGGAAGATATTGCGATTGTATGTAACCGAAGAAAAGTTCTTTGGTCACCTGGTTGTGGAACACTTACTGAGATTGCAAGGGCTGAGGAGCTTGGTTGCGAAATTGTAAAATTGTTTCCTGGTGATATTTATGGGCCGCAGTTTGTGAAAGGAATAAAAGGCCCTTGTCCGTGGACAAGTGTTATGCCGACTGGTGGTGTTAGTCCAACAGAAGAAAATTTAAAAGCTTGGTTCGATGCTGGGGTAACCTGTGTAGGTATGGGTTCGCAATTAATTTCAAAGGACATTTTAGCCAATAAGGATTATGATGGATTGACCAAGAAGGTTAAGGAAGCCTTAGAAATTATAAAGAAGGTGAGAAATTAA
- a CDS encoding TRAP transporter substrate-binding protein: MNKLKWYRLLALLIPFLYGCGEGGGDVTLKLGHGLDVNHSVHKAMIKMGEILEEKSGGTMSIEIYPSQQLGTERECVELLQIGSLDMTKVSSGVMENFAPKMKVFGLPFLFRNKDHFFHVVDGPIGKKLLNNGEKYWLKGLGYYDAGSRSFYTKSNPIEKPEDLAGLKIRVMESVTAIDMVRSLGGSPTPISWGELYTALQQGVVDGAENNPPSFYLSKHYEVCKFYSLDEHTALPDVLIIGTHVWDKLTDQQREWLQEAVDESVVYQRVLWEEAENEALEEVQKAGVTVLRPEKKAFADKVDGVYESYKADSEMYELIEEIQAYQ, translated from the coding sequence ATGAATAAATTGAAATGGTATCGCTTACTTGCCTTATTAATCCCCTTCTTGTATGGTTGTGGAGAAGGTGGTGGTGACGTAACCTTAAAGTTGGGCCATGGTTTGGATGTTAACCATTCAGTACATAAAGCCATGATTAAAATGGGGGAAATCTTGGAAGAGAAGTCGGGTGGTACTATGTCAATTGAAATTTATCCAAGTCAGCAATTGGGGACTGAGAGAGAATGTGTGGAATTACTTCAAATTGGAAGTTTAGACATGACCAAAGTTTCTTCAGGGGTTATGGAGAATTTCGCTCCTAAAATGAAAGTATTTGGTCTTCCGTTCCTCTTCAGGAATAAGGACCATTTTTTTCATGTGGTTGATGGTCCGATAGGAAAAAAATTGCTGAATAACGGTGAAAAGTATTGGTTGAAGGGATTAGGATATTATGACGCTGGTAGCCGAAGCTTTTACACTAAAAGCAATCCTATAGAAAAGCCTGAAGATTTGGCTGGTCTCAAGATTAGGGTAATGGAAAGTGTTACCGCTATTGATATGGTACGTAGTTTAGGAGGTTCTCCAACGCCAATTTCTTGGGGAGAACTATATACGGCACTTCAACAAGGGGTTGTTGATGGTGCGGAGAACAATCCACCTAGCTTTTACCTTTCGAAACATTATGAGGTCTGTAAATTTTATTCTTTGGATGAACATACAGCGCTTCCTGATGTCTTAATTATTGGAACTCACGTATGGGATAAATTAACCGATCAGCAAAGGGAATGGTTGCAGGAGGCTGTTGATGAATCAGTGGTTTATCAGAGAGTTCTTTGGGAAGAGGCTGAGAATGAAGCATTGGAAGAGGTGCAAAAAGCTGGCGTAACAGTTTTAAGACCAGAGAAAAAAGCATTTGCCGATAAGGTAGATGGGGTTTATGAGTCTTATAA